In the genome of Flavivirga spongiicola, one region contains:
- a CDS encoding VOC family protein yields MEQRLTIVGLGVNDLKVSNDFYENKFGWKKMTSSNDDISFFQLNGLLLSLYPREKLAEDAGVSHEGSGFKAFSLAFNTRTKEEVDELILSLETKGVNIVKKPESVFWGGYSSYISDPDGNLWEIAFNPYLLLDENGNTVEE; encoded by the coding sequence ATGGAACAAAGATTAACAATCGTTGGTTTAGGAGTCAACGATTTAAAAGTATCAAATGATTTTTATGAAAATAAATTTGGTTGGAAAAAAATGACATCGAGTAACGACGATATTTCTTTTTTTCAATTAAATGGGCTTTTATTATCACTATACCCAAGAGAAAAATTAGCAGAGGATGCAGGGGTTAGCCATGAAGGAAGTGGATTTAAAGCATTTTCTTTAGCTTTTAATACAAGAACGAAAGAAGAAGTTGATGAATTAATTCTATCATTAGAAACTAAAGGAGTCAACATTGTAAAAAAACCAGAAAGCGTTTTTTGGGGTGGCTATAGTAGCTACATTTCAGATCCTGACGGAAACCTTTGGGAAATTGCTTTTAACCCCTATTTGCTGTTAGATGAAAATGGAAATACAGTTGAAGAATAA